Proteins from one Thermobifida alba genomic window:
- a CDS encoding DUF1416 domain-containing protein: MSTCGAPVGGVALADVDAGNQAVVQGTVTRDGQPLASAYVRLLSASDDFVGEVVTGEEGTFRFFAADGEWKIRVLASKGFTAEYTVNAETGKVVDLQVQA; the protein is encoded by the coding sequence GTGAGCACCTGCGGAGCTCCGGTCGGGGGCGTGGCCCTCGCCGACGTCGACGCGGGCAACCAGGCGGTCGTCCAGGGCACGGTGACCCGGGACGGCCAGCCGCTCGCCAGTGCCTACGTGCGTCTGCTCAGCGCCTCCGACGACTTCGTCGGAGAGGTCGTGACCGGTGAGGAGGGCACCTTCCGCTTCTTCGCCGCCGACGGCGAGTGGAAGATCCGGGTGCTGGCCTCCAAGGGCTTCACCGCCGAGTACACGGTGAACGCCGAGACCGGGAAGGTCGTCGACCTCCAGGTCCAGGCCTAG
- a CDS encoding sulfurtransferase encodes MSRSDVLVDADWVEAHLDDPEVVIVEVDEDTSAYDKGHIRNAIKIDWKKDLQDPVRRDFVDKAGFEALLSERGIANDHTVVLYGGNNNWFAAYAYWYFKLYGHEKVRLLDGGRKKWELDSRELVTEVPQRPRTTYTAKEQDTSIRAFRDEVVAAIGNKALVDVRSPDEFTGKLLAPAHLPQEVSQVPGHIPTARNIPWAKVANEDGTFKSDEELRKLYEEAGVDLDKEIIAYCRIGERSSIAWFALHELLGIPNVKNYDGSWTEYGSLIGVPVELGEAK; translated from the coding sequence ATGAGCCGCTCCGACGTCCTCGTGGACGCCGACTGGGTGGAGGCTCACCTGGATGACCCTGAGGTCGTGATCGTCGAGGTCGACGAGGACACCTCGGCCTACGACAAGGGACACATCCGCAACGCGATCAAGATCGACTGGAAGAAGGACCTCCAGGACCCGGTCCGGCGCGACTTCGTGGACAAGGCCGGCTTCGAGGCGCTGCTGTCCGAGCGCGGCATCGCCAACGACCACACCGTGGTGCTCTACGGCGGCAACAACAACTGGTTCGCCGCCTACGCCTACTGGTACTTCAAGCTCTACGGCCACGAGAAGGTGCGCCTGCTCGACGGCGGCCGCAAGAAGTGGGAGCTGGACTCCCGCGAGCTGGTCACGGAGGTCCCGCAGCGGCCGCGGACCACCTACACCGCCAAGGAGCAGGACACCTCCATCCGCGCCTTCCGCGACGAGGTCGTCGCGGCGATCGGCAACAAGGCCCTCGTCGACGTCCGCTCCCCCGACGAGTTCACCGGCAAGCTGCTGGCCCCCGCGCACCTGCCGCAGGAGGTCTCCCAGGTCCCCGGCCACATCCCGACCGCGCGCAACATCCCGTGGGCCAAGGTCGCCAACGAGGACGGCACCTTCAAGTCCGACGAGGAGCTGCGCAAGCTGTACGAGGAGGCCGGGGTCGACCTGGACAAGGAGATCATCGCCTACTGCCGGATCGGTGAGCGCTCCTCCATCGCGTGGTTCGCGCTGCACGAGCTCCTCGGCATCCCGAACGTGAAGAACTACGACGGCTCCTGGACCGAGTACGGCTCGCTGATCGGCGTTCCGGTGGAACTGGGGGAGGCCAAGTGA
- a CDS encoding putative leader peptide: protein MTIGCRARNIVSVTLLTDALLTKRRAVDFCRVATALCHAAR, encoded by the coding sequence GTGACAATCGGATGCCGAGCACGTAACATCGTCTCCGTGACTCTCCTGACAGATGCGCTCCTGACGAAGCGACGCGCCGTCGACTTCTGCCGTGTCGCCACGGCGCTCTGTCACGCTGCCCGTTAG